From the Ascochyta rabiei chromosome 14, complete sequence genome, one window contains:
- a CDS encoding Alkanesulfonate monooxygenase, giving the protein MADDTRAEQFTFTPAPPHALNQDPDRVFFAYWVPNVSGGLVISKIPQRTAWDLASNARYAQTAERVGFEYALTQIRFTASYGAANQHESVTFSQALLHHTQKLKVIAAILPGPWNPTIAAKQIASIDHYTGGRIAVNIVSGWFKGEFTAVGQWWLEHAERYRRSREFMEALKGIWTAGDEGFTYGGDFYQFRGYRLSPKPLKWEGRQHPEIFQGGNSDDARDNGAQVSDWYFMNGNDLEGFRAQIQDVKERAKKVGREKHVRFAVNSFVILRDTEEEAIQVLREIQGKADTEAVAAFRDAVQQAGASTGNKKGMWADSKVEDLVQYNDGFKTKLIGTKEQIADRILLLKSLGVNLVLTAFLHYEDDIERYGDEVLPLVRKLEAEGRGKDVEDEIKRTGDIYRK; this is encoded by the exons ATGGCAGACGATACTCGTGCAGAGCAGTTTACCTTTACCCCCGCGCCTCCCCATGCGCTGAACCAAGACCCGGACCGCGTCTTCTTTGC CTACTGGGTCCCCAACGTATCCGGCGGGCTCGTCATCTCCAAGATCCCGCAGCGCACAGCCTGGGACCTGGCGTCCAACGCGCGCTACGCGCAGACGGCGGAGCGCGTGGGGTTCGAGTACGCGCTGACGCAGATCCGGTTCACGGCGTCGTATGGGGCGGCGAACCAGCACGAGTCGGTCACGTTCTCGCAGGCGCTGCTGCACCATACGCAAAAGTTGAAGGTCATTGCTGCGATTCTGCCGGGCCCGTGGAATCCCACTATCGCTGCTAAGCAGATTGCTAGTATAGACCACTACACCGGCGGGCGCATCGCCGTCAATATCGTGTCGGGCTGGTTCAAGGGCGAGTTTACGGCTGTGGGGCAGTGGTGGCTTGAGCATGCCGAGCGGTACAGGAGGAGCCGCGAGTTTATGGAAGCGCTCAAGGGGATATGGACCGCGGGTGATGAGGGCTTCACGTACGGCGGTGACTTTTACCAGTTTCGTGGGTACAGGCTCAGTCCTAAGCCGTTGAAGTGGGAGGGTAGGCAGCATCCGGAGATCTTCCAGGGTGGGAATTCGGACGATGCGCGCGATAATGGGGCGCAGGTCAGTGACTGGTATTTCATGAACGGAAACGACCTCGAAGGGTTCCGAGCGCAGATTCAAGACGTAAAGGAGCGGGCGAAGAAGGTTGGGAGGGAAAAGCATGTTCGCTTTGCGGTCAACTCGTTCGTGATTCTGAGGGATACGGAAGAGGAGGCTATCCAGGTGCTCAGAGAGATCCAGGGCAAAGCGGATACAGAGGCCGTGGCGGCGTTCCGCGACGCAGTGCAGCAGGCGGGCGCGAGCACGGGGAACAAGAAGGGCATGTGGGCCGACTCCAAGGTGGAAGACCTGGTGCAGTACAATGATGGGTTCAAAACGAAGCTGATCGGTACGAAAGAGCAGATTGCAGATCGCATCCTGTTGCTGAAGAGCTTGGGTGTCAACTTGGTGTTGACGGCATTTCTGCACTACGAGGACGATATCGAGAGATATGGCGACGAGGTGCTGCCGCTGGTGAGGAAGCTGGAAGCTGAAGGGAGAGG